The window CTCAACGGTGGGGGCGGCGACGACTTCCTCATTGGCGGCCTGGGCAACAACACCCTCACCGGCGGCAGCGGGACCGACACCTTCCAGTGGCTCAAAGGCAACAGCGGCCACGACGTGGTCACCGACTTCACGCCGGGCATCGACAAACTCGACCTGTCGCAACTGCTGCAAGGGGAAAACAGCACCGCGGCGTCGCTGGATGATTACCTGCACTTCAAAGTCACCGGCAGCGGCGAATCACTGGTCACCAGCATCGACGTCAGCGCCATGGCCGGCGCCGCGCCGAACCAGACCATCGACCTGGCGGGTGTGAACCTGGCCAGCCATTACGGCGTAACGCCGGGGGCGGGTGGGGTGATTGCAGGGGGGCAGGATACGGCGACGATTATCAACGGGATGTTGAATGATCATTCGTTGAAGGTGGATACGGTGTGATCTGAAATGACAAAACCCGCCATCCCTGTGAAAGGGATGGCGGGTTTTGTTGTTTGTTACATTGTTTTCGCGAGCAGGCGAAATTTTCTGCTGTCGCCGTATCCTCGGTTTTCCGTCGGGGGGTGCTACTTAAGACCTAACCCACAACGTATGGTTGTCGGACTGGTGTTGCCGGATCCTTTATTAGAATAAATGAATGTGATTCCCCATAGGTTGCCTCCGGAATAATAGGATTTAAACCAGGTTCCTTCTGCATCGTTAATTGGCCAATGGCCGCCTTTATACAAATTTGATATAAGGCTCAATTCACCGTTTGCCGTCCCCAGACGAAGCCCACGGGCATTTGCAATATTCTCTATTTGTGAATAGTTTCCTCGTCCCAGATCAAAGCACTCAAAGACGGCTTCGTTAATAAAGATGTCGTAGCTCTTCGACTGTGCGGCCTGATCGCGAACAGTTATTGTGGCTGTGCCTTTTCCGAGTACCGTAACTCGACCCGTGGAGGGATTGACCGAGCTAACCCTTGAATTACTAGAGCTATAAACGTATGGCGGACGACCGCCGCTTGCTTCGCGCGAAGAACCGAAAAAGATCACATCATTAGGTATCGTGGGCCATACATAGAGCTTCCGATTTGAAGTTATTGGACTAGTGTTAAATACTAATTCAGGTAGTTTTATGGCCCTGACCGTATAAGTTCGCAGCGGGAAGGTCACCGCCGTGGCGTCGCTGGCTACTTTGTCGAAATTCACCCGGAAGGTGATCTTCACCTGACTGCCATCTTTCAGGGTTTTCAGCCATGCCACCGCGGCCGGTGTAACCAGATTTGCTGGCGGCTTGTTATGGGCCGGTCCTTCCCAGACTACCTCTTTGGTCGCACTGCCGTTTTCGGCGACGCCGTCATAACGTAACCAGACACGCTGCCCTGAGGTCTGTAACGGCCACTGAGCAACCCTAAGTTGTTCGGTTCCACTCAGGTTGGTGACATCCAGCACATTGTTCACCGCGCTGTCGATGGCCGGCATGGGTAAAGCCCCATCATGATTGGGGATGGTCTGCACGGCCAGGGTCAAGGCCTGCGAGGGCGGATAGGCTGCGCCGTTGCGGATGACCGTGTAGGTCACCGTCACCGGTTTACCCAAGTTGAAGGCCACCACGCTGTTGGGAATCGGGATTTCTTTGGTGCCGACTGTGCCCACATCGATGGAGGCCGAAGTGTACGAGCCGTCACCGGCAGTGCCCGCCCAGGTCACGCTCAGTTGGTCCGTGTCGAGCATGCCGGTGTAGTGCGGCACGATCACGGTCAAGGTGTCCTTGGCGGCGATCGGGTTCAGCTTGTCGCCAAGGGCTTCTTTCACCGAAGGCCGGTTGAGCGTAAGGGCCGAGCGGACGATCAATGTCCGTGCAGCGGAGGACACTCCCGAGCCATACAGCGCCTTGGCGGTAAAACTATGCGTTGCCACGCTCAGCCCGGAAACAAGCTGGGTCCAGATACCCGTGTCCGGGTCGGCCGTCGGCTGACCTTTGGAGACGGCGCCGTCGAGCACCTCAACTTTCAGGCCTTTGCTGGCGGTGCCGCTCAGGGTCACTGCGGTTTCCACGGTGCTGCTGCCATTGGGAATCTCGATCCCGCTCGCAGAGCCCTTGACCGAACTGATCGTTGGCACCACCAGCTCCACCGCCTTGATGGTATAGGTCCGATCCGGAAACACCGTGGCCGTGGCCAGATTGTTGCTCTTGTCCAGCGAGACCTTGAACTTGATCGTCAGCGTGGTGCCGTGTCCGAGTTGCTTGAGATAGCTGTTGTCCAGCGCGTTGGGCCAGAATCCTTGACTGATCCAGGTGGCGTTGACCTGATACGGGAGGCCGTTCCACCGGGTCAGGTTGTGTGCCGTGCCGTCCGCCTTCTTGCCTTCCAGACTCAGCCAGCACGGCTGGCCCGCTTCGATCAGCGTGTGGAGCAGGGCGTGAATGGTCGCGTTGTTGCTGCCCAGCGCCATCACATCCAGAAAGTTGTTGGCGTCGGCCTCGACGATCTTTGGCGCGATCAGTGCCGTCGCTGGCAGCGTCAGGATGTTCAATGGCAAAGGCAATGAGGGGGCGGGTTTGCCGTTGCGTTCGACGACGTAAGTGACCGTCACCTGTTTACCCAGGCTGTAGGCCAGCACCGAGCGCGGCACGGCGATTTCCAGACCTGCGCTGACCAGCCGCTGCGGGCTGGTGTAGGAGCCCGCCACCGCTGAGCCGGTCGCGCCTTGCCAGATCACGCTCAACTTGTCGGTGGGCAGCAGCGAGGCTTGCGGCACCAGCACTCGGACTTCCGGCTGGGTCGGGCTGAAGTTGGTGCCGGTCATGCCCTTGACAGTCGGGGCCGGCAGGTCAAGTCGGTCGAGATGAATGTCCAGTCGCTTCTCCGGGGATTTGACCCGGTTGAGCAACTGGTCGACGACAGCAAATTCAGCTACTGCACTCGCGTTGTCACCCGCCTTCTGGAACGTGTCGGTGAACAGTGTGTGGGTGATTGGCGCCGTGCCGTCGGGGACATCGAACTCGACTAGGGTGTCGCCCAACCCAAACTTGATGCGGTCGTGGTTGCGCCGGTTGGCATAGGTGAACCCGAACTCCACCCCTTGCGCCGCGCGTGCGGCGCTGACGCCGTCCTTGAGTACGTCGGCCGGGATTATCAGATTCAGGTTTTCCGCAGGCCGTAGGTGATACAGCACGAGCAGATCCCGAGAGGGTTCCGAGTTCCCGCTGGGACGAGTGACCATGTAATGCAGCCGATTGACGCCCTGTCTCAAATTCCCGTGTGGCAGGCACAGGCGCTGGCGCAGCGTTTCCTCCCCCGGCTTGACGGTCTGGCCTGCTCCTGGGATGAGATCGCCGTTGCAATACAAATCCACGTGATCATCGGCCGCCATGATCCAGGAGCGCTGCTGCAGTTCGGTCCAGGGATCGACCAGGCATACAAGGCCCTGTGCCTGGCCGTAGTAAAGGGCTTTGGAAATACCGCCGTCGGCGATGCCGGCCGGTTTCACCGGCGTGACCCAGCCATGGATGATCATGGGATGCAGCACAAACAATTCGTTCAACACCGCGGACTGGATATCCATTACGTTCTCCTTGGAGGTGGCAAGCCCTGAGTCCTCTCGGGACGCGGGCTCATCACACACCAGGCTGGGAAGGTTGGCTACTGTCAGATCTGACAGGTAAGCGTGACTTCCAGACGAACGGTCGAATTCCTCACGTCGGCTTCGGCGGCCCAATCAACCGCTCCATCACCCCAAACAACCCCAACTCCCGGATCACCTCCAACTCCCCCTTGGTCTGGACCATCTCCGCAATCAACGGCAAATCAATGCTGTTGGTGGCCCGATAAATAAATGCGTCCCCTTATCGCGCTTTTCCTTTATCGCGGTGCTCAGGAAATCCTTCTTACTATGATGTGATCTATCTGATAGTCATTACCCCCGGCGCTACCACTTCCGCCTCCTCGGTCTTCGTGGCTAATGATTTGAATGGTGTGATTGCCAGTATATGCAACATGAAAATTGACATCGATCGTCCTCCATTGCCCCGTTCGATAAATGGTGTTGCGAGGCCAGATCACTTGGCCTGTGGCAGTTTGGATCGAAAAAATGGGTGGCATGTTTTCTGGCTGAGGACTGTAGTTAAAGACGCGCAAACTGATTAAATATTGTCTTCCTGCTGTGAGTGTAAATGTTTGACTGAATAGCACGCCGGAATGTCCAGAATGAGCTGTCGTATAGTTATCAAACACGCCACCGGTGATTCGTCCTTGATACCCGGCGGGGCCAATTTGCCAACCACCCGCAGTGCCGTTATTGAAGTCAGTCACTGAGTCTTGCCAAGGCTCCGATGATCTAAATCCCGTTGACGGTGACTCTTTCTCTGATCCACCGGTAACGCGCGTTACCAGGTAGGTGACCGTAACGTCATACCCTCTATTGTTGATTGCCAGCGCTCGGTCAACGTTGATTGTTCTGGAGCCCAATGAATCAATTCTCACAGGCAGCGTGGTGTCGCTGCCGCCCGGTCCTGTCCACCTCACTCTGACCCTGTCGCCAATCGCCATGCCTTGATATTGCGACACGATGACCGGTACGCCGCTTGCAGGGACTCTGTCCGGGTCAAGAATGCCACCGACGACGCCAGTAACGGTGGGAGGGCCAAGTTTGAGTTCGACCACGACGTTAAAGGTATAAGGTGGCGACTCACGTTGTTCGCCATCTTCGGCACGGGTAACGTGATAGACCACCGTGACGCTGCGCCCGGCGTTGGCCAACGCGACATTTTTGGGCACATTGAAGCTCATTTCTTCCCGCTTGGAGACTTGTTGTACGGGAGTGGTATCGGAACCACTGCCCGGAGCCCCACGCCAGGAGACGAAGACTTTGTCTCCCACGGCCATGCCACCATAACGAGGCACCTTCACCACCGCACCACTGGCAGGCAGGAGGACAGGGTCGAGGGCATTGCCCACCACACCGTTCACACTTGGCGCGATCAGGACCAACTCTCCCACTTGCATTAATGTCAGTAGCAGTCGCGGAAACTCCTGTGCCAGATCACTATCGTCGCCGCCATCGAAAGCGACCTTGGCAATCAGTGTGAGCAGTGTTTTGTCAGTCAATTGCAGAAGTCGTGCCCGTGGAAGAAAGGTACTCAAACCCCTTTCGGCTTCCTGCTGGGTTATGGCTTTGCCGTCATACAACGTAATGGTTTCAAGGCTGCCGTTTTTGGTGCCTTCGGCGTGCAACCAGACTTTCTGGCCCTCGGCGCTGTGTGGCCATTTGGCCAGGGTGGTGGTCGCATCTCCAATGAAGGCCGCCAGTTCCAGCACCTTGTCATCGGGTGCCTGAGTGATCTTTGGGGTTGGCAGATCACTGAGTGAAAACTTCTGCACGTGAAGATTCAGCGGATTGGAGGGTTTCACCTGTACATAGCGTTTGACGTTATAGGTGACCACCACGTCTCGATCCAGGTTGAAGGGGACCAACTGGGTAGGCATCTCAACTTCTTTAGGTTCAATCGTACGAACCTCTCTTTCAAGGCTCGTAAAAGATCCTTGGCCCGGCGCCCCGGTCCAGGTGACGCTTAGTCGGTCAGTCGTTTCCATGGTGGCATAGCGCGGAATTTTAACCGTAAGGTAGGCCTGCGCCTTGATCGGATTCAATGCGTTGCCGTCTGCCTCTTTCACCTCCGGCGCTGGCAATTCGCCAATCAACGTGCCGACGATCAGCAGCAGCAGTTCCGATGTCTCGTATTCGCCGGTGGCTGCGCGCTTGAGGGTGTAACGGACCTCGACCTGCTGGTTCATGTTGGGCTTGATGAATTGCGCATCGATCCTGAAGGTCAATGGCTTGCCGACCAGACCGGTAGTGATTGGCAGTCGGTCGGTGGTCGTGCCGGCAGGGGAGATACCCCTCCAGTAGTAGGTCAACTCGTCTCCCTTGGCAGTCCCCAAATAGGGGATACGCAAGATGGCGTTGAGCGGCACCAGTGCTGGGTCGAGTACGCCGTCCTGAATTTTGTCCACGAGCGGGGCGGGCAACGTGGCCAATATTGCGCCGACCTTCACGGACAAATAATCGGATTCGTCAATCTTGCGAGTTTGCGCCAGGTCATTGGCTACACGGTAAAAAACGTCGAGTGTGCCGCCATCGAGCGGCGTGATGTGCATATTCTCGACGAGCAGGGTGATGTGTTTGAGTCGGGCGTCGCCCGCCGTCACGGTATAGGGCACTTCATGCAGGTAGGGATTACCATTGGTCTTCGTGCCTGACCAGACGAGGCTGATCAGGTCGCCGTCAGTCATTTCCAGATAACGGATATGCACGGTCGCCCGGCTGACAGTTGGCTCCAGTGTTTCCCCGATGACTTCGCTGATGGTCGGCGCCGGCAAATTCGAGATCTTGCCTCTGACTGTGGCGAAGGCGCGCTTGGAAGACAATGGTGGGGCACCATTGGCTTTGATCAACACGTATGACGCATCCGCCGAGCCCATGGCAATGGCTTTGACAAGCTCGTAGGGCACCTTGACCTGGACAGGGTCTGGGCCTTTGACAATGGTTACCGATTTTTTATGGTTGACCGGCTCGCTGGAAGAAGGGCGCGTACCGACCCAGGACACCTCAAGCGTGTCGCCGGTTTCGAAGTCCTCGGGCGTGATGTCTATTTGCAGGGTGACCGGGGCCCTGTTCAATTGATCCAGATCGATAACACCGTTCAATGCTTCTACGATAAGAGGTGCCTGCAGTCGCCAGGCACCAGCGTCGACATTCACTGTGGTAATTGCGGACCACTTTTCGCAGAAGTTGAACACTTCATCAAAAACTTCGTAGCGCACCGGCAAGGCATTGCTGTCACCTCCGGCCAGGACCGTCGCCTGATCAACAGTGAGGGTGATCGCCTCTGTGCCTGCGGCCTGTTGCTCAGTGATCCGCAGAGCGGGGGCGAATGCAGTCCCCCACTTCAGTCGTACCGTATCTCTTGCGGCAATTGCCGGGTAAATCGGCACAGTGATTGGAATGCCGTTTTTCGCCCATTCGGCATCCACGCCGTTTTTGATCACATCCTCGGGTAGCTTTGGGGCTTTCAGTTCTGAATGCCAAGGTTCAAAGGGGCGCTTGTCCGGCCCGCCCGGGCGGTTGCGCTTGACTAGAATTCGCAATGGCACAGAAGTTTCATCAGGGGTCGTCGAGCCACTGCGAGTTATCTCGTAATACACTTTCTCAACCCAGCCCGAGACAATGTGGGTAGTCGGTATGTAGAACAGCAGGCGCTTATCGACTTCTTCAGGCAAAACCTCTTTTTCATAGACCTTGAGAGCACCCCAGTAAATGTCGTGTCGGTCTCCTGCCTGCATGCCTTGATAAGGGTCGATGTTGCAAAGCATCCCGGCGGGGTGATTGGCAAGCACCGCAATATTGACTCCAGCATCACCGTCCGCGACCTGTCGGATCATGCCCGCGATCATCAAGGGATACGTGGCGAACACAGAATCAGTGTCATCAAATCGAGAGAACAGGCCTGGATCGAAAAGGTCCATGGGCGCTCCTGAGGGTCATCACCTGACGATGAGTCGTGGTTGCCCTTCAATCATGGAAACTTAATGGCTGAAGGAGGGGGGATGAAGTGCTGGGAGCCAGTCGAGGGTTTTCGCCTGGCCCCAGAGGCCGGGTTAGGACTAAGCGTCTCGTGCCGGGTCAAATTCCTGCGCCGGGAGATAACCGCCCCATGTCACGAATTGGTTGTTCTCTTTGCGTGCGACAAACCCCCCATACACGGTTGCTGAAGGCGCGGGTCGGCTCTGAACCGTATAGATTTCAACAACCCCGCTACTCAATGCGTTTTGCAACGCTGGGGGAATCTCGCCACCGTCGTAGGCCGCTCTACCCCAAGCAACGACAGCGCCTTTGGTTTGGCCTTGATCGACCAGTGCGGCAAACGCACCATTGGAGCAATACACCTTACGAATGGTGCTGGCCATCAGGACCTGGCGGGTCACGTCAGGAAGTGTGCCTCCCGTTGCAGCCAATCCCCAGGAGATGACCTCTTTGGTGCGACCATCGGCATCACGACTGATCAACACGAAGCTACCGTCATTGCGTACCAGTTCGATGTCGCCACCATCTTTTGTTTCAACCCTGGACGACACTCGTGTCGATGCAGGGGGGGCGGAGAAAGCCCTGAAAGCCCCGAATGCTTCGGCCTCAGAGGGTTCGACAATAGGGCTGGCTTCAAACAGTGATTCGATACGGCTTTGGGTGTCGCCTTCTTCAAACAGTGCCTGTGCGTTCATGGATGGGGCATCGACGCTTTCTGTAGCCTCAACGCCCATGACTCCCATAGTTCTCATAGCACTCATAGCCCTGCTTCGGGTCGGGATCGGTCCCCCGCCGTAACCTGCGTATCCCCACGCCGCTGCCTGGCCATTGGCATTTACAAAACACATGGCCCAGGGGCTGGCAGCACACAATGCAAGATTGCCCTTGGCGGCAAGGCTTGCTGCTGCTTCAGACATCGTGCCGCCGAAACTCGCATTCCCCCAGGTCACGGCTTTTTTCCTGCCAAGGGTGATTGCACAAAAGGCATGCTCATTGGCAATGACCGTTTGAGCGCCGTTATCGTCGTAGATTTTTTCCAGCGCGGCAGCTGGTATGACGCCATTTGTTCCCCAGCCGATCAAGTCGCCTTCGGCCGTGATTGCGCAAAATGCTGCAGATGAGGCAACGATTCGCTCCACCTTCATCAAGTCGAGTTCCGCCTGCACCTCGGCCGGGATCACGCCGCCTGTGGCGACCGGTCCCCAGGCGTATACCTTGCCGGCCTTGGTTAGCACAACGAATGAACTCGTAGTGGAGTAGATGGCGGTTGGCGGATCAAAAAACAGCTTGGTTTGAATGGCCAATGGAACCTCGCCCCCCGTCGCCGCAGACCCGATAGCACCAATGGTGTGCTCACCCGGTTTGGGGTTTCGATAGATAAACGCCAGTGACGTCTCGTTGGCGTATACCGCTTTGACGTCCCTGATAATCGGCTTGTTGGCGGGCATGTTCGGGCCCCAGACAAACAGCTGGTTACCGCTGCCTACCGGCACCAAAGCACCAAAACTACTATGGGTCGAGGACATGGTGGTGGCGGGGTTGTTCAACAGATAGCTCGCTATCTCCGGGGGCACGACACCACCGAACGTACTGCCTCCCATGACGGAAACGTTCTGTGTGACCCGGTTCTTCAACGCCATGGCGCCCGCCGACGTGGTGATCATCCCGTCCTTGGGGGTATTGGCGTGGAAGGCGTACTGGCCGCGCTGCTTCAGGTAACTGTTCTCGCTCTCCTCGTCCGAGATGTTCTGGAATCCCCCCGTGGTGATGATGATCGACTCGGAGAAGGTCTCCTCGCCAGTTTCACCGGACAAGGCGCTCGGAGTCACCGAGAATGTCAGCTCCATGCCATCGTGCTCAGCCAGCAGCGTTAAATCGAGCGTAGTGGCAATTACGTCGCCAGTCTCTCCCCCGTTGTACCAGCAATACATTGAGCCACTTTCGGGATTTTCGTCTGCATTCTGATAGAGGTAGCTGCCGGTAATCGTTCCGCCAACGAGTGGCTGACCCATGATGGTAACGTTGCTGACAGTCGGTGCAGCTTTCACGTTGATGCTCATTGCATTTCTCCAGGGACAAGTTTCCCCACATGCAGGAAACACAGTTCAAAAAACATCGGTTGTTGTTCACTCGGCGTAAGAAATCTGACCATCGAGCAGTTGAAGATCGGGAGCGCCTGATCCCCATGCGTACACCGTGTCTTGCGGAGTCAGGAGCACCCAATGAGGGCCTGCGTGATAAACCCCGGCAGCTTCATGGTCTTTTGCCGCCCCTGAGTTGATGCCCCAGGACACTACGGTGAAGTCCTCCAGCAACGCGCTGAAAGACCCATAAGACGCCGACAACGTGAGTACCGGCCCAATCCCGTGAGGGATCGTTGCTCCCTCGCCCGGTTCTCCCCAAGCGACCAGCGAACCGTCCTTTTTCAATGCGCAGAAGGCGGTAGTGGTACCGGTAACATGCTGTACATTTTGCAAGGTGCCGGGCGCAGCGCCGCCGAATCGAGAGTTGCCCCAGGCAATCACCGATCCATCTACTTTCAAGGCAGTAAACGCTGCGCTGGTGGCGCAGATATGCGTCACGTTCAGGAGCTGTTTTGCAATCGCTGCGGGAATCTCTCCGCCATGCTCCTTCGAACCCCAGGCCACAACCCTGCGATCAGTCTTGAGGGCTGCGAACGCGCGATTGTTGGCACTCAGGCGGACGGCACCATTGGCTGCGGTTATGTTCAGGCCTTGGGGCCAGGTCTCTCCCCAGCTGAAGACACGACCGTCACTCAGTAACGCGCTGAAATCAGTTGTCGTGCCGACAACCTGTTTCACCTGTCTGAGTTGTGAGCTGATCGCGGTAGGAATGACGCCACCGAATGCTTTATGGCCCCAGGCCACGAGGCTGCCATCGGCGCGCAAGGCGACAAATGCACCGCCACCGCTGGCGGCGATTTTTTTCACGCTTCGGAGTTGAGCGCCGATGAGGGGCGGGATGGTGCCCCCAAACTCGGTAGCACCCCACGCTTTGACAGTGCCATCTCGTTTGATCGCGGCATAAGCGAGCCCACCGGCCGTGACGTAGCTCACATCCGTGAGATCGACTGGGGGAAGCATCTCGGCGTTATCACTCCAGCCAAAAACACTGCCGTCATTTTTGGTAATGCACCCGCTGTGACGGTCTGCCAGATTAAACAAACCCGTAATGTTAGCTGGGCGCAGAATGTGTTTTTCGATGAGGGTGCCCTGGTCTTGCAGGGTGACGATCAAGGGGCGTTCAGGCTCGATGTCGATAAAGTACTGACCTGTAATACCGGAACCGTCGCCTTCATAAGTCCACAACACGTCGCCGCTGCGAGTGGGAGTCCCATTCAAGAGTGTCGGGTTCGAATAGTAGTAAGGACCACTGGACGAGCGGCTACCAACGATTTGCAGTACGGGGCGGGCTTTGCTGATTTTCAGGGTCAGCGTGTTCGAATAGCGAGTTTTGTTCTCAGAGGGTCGCTTGACTTCGTACCAGACTTCGACAGTGCCGCGGCGATTGGGCAAGAGGTGGTCGGTGACGAATTGGCTGACAAGCGTGAATGTCACAGGCTGACCTGCGGTGTGGGAGGTCAGGGTGATCGAATCACTGGTTTTGCCGCTGGTTGATCCCGACCAGGTGAATTTCACCACGTCTTCAGCTTCTGTACCGATGTAGGGAATCGTCAGTTTGAATCCGGTGAGGACATTTTCAGGGTCGAGTGTGCCGCCTTGTTCCTTCTCGACTTCAGGAACTACAAGCTCCAGCAACGGAGCCCCGACGATGAGAGTTTCCAGGTGAATGGATTCGCGCTTGGTGGGTTTCTCGTCATCACCAATCGAATGGATCAGGTAATACAGGTCAAGTTTGCCGTCCTTGATCGCGACAATATGCTGACCGCTGACAGTGATGGGAATCGGTCGCTGGTTTATCACATCGTTGTTGCTGATCGGATACCGATCCAGCGCCGGATCGTAGCTGCCGTTGTTGTGTTGGGTGCCCACCCACCTGAGCTCGATTTCCTGCCCGGCAACCATCGACTCATCGAATGGAATGCTGACGGTGGTGCTCGCGAGTGCTGGGTCAAGTGCACCTTGGCGCGCATCGTCGGCGACGGGCGCTGCCAGGCGATTGGCTGTACCGATGATGTCAATGAATCGCCCTTTTGATTTCAGGTCTTTCGACCCATCCTGCTTTTCAAGGCGATAGGAAAAAACAGCCTGGGTCTGGGCGAGTAAACGCACGACCGCATTTGGCAGCTCCACATTGACGTTGGTATCAGGTTGTTTGTCGATGGTTTTGGAGACATTGATATCCACCGCTGGGCCTTCCAGCGGATTGCCCTTGAGATTGACAACAATGGTGTCGTCTTTTTCAAAACTGGGTTTTTTTGCGTTGATCTGGACAATGACCTTTTCGCCACCCAGCGTATCGAGATCAAGTATGTGGCCATCCGCTTGCTCGACTAGGGGCGCATCGAGCCGTGAATTACCGGTATCGACCTCGAGCCACTGCGGAGCGCTCCAGTCTTCGGAATGGTTGTTCACGATATCCCTGACATAAAAGGCGACTGCCAAGCCTTCTTCGTCAGAGTCGCCCACCGAAAGAATGGTTTCTTCGTCAACGGTAATGACGATGGGGTTGTTTGCCGGATCCTTGATTTGCAGTTCTGTCACCGGGGCCGACTCGACAATCTTCCAGCCCCAGCTCAGTCTGCATATATCGCCCACCGCAATATTGGGGTAAATCTCTTTTTTTGCGCTGCCCGGCTTGGGCATGATGGTGATGGGGACGCCGTTTTTGGCGGTTTCTTTGTCCACGACTCCGCCAATGATTTGCGGGTCAATGAACATGTACAGTTCAGAATGTCCTGGCGTACTGCCATTTTCATCCCTGCCGCCAGGCCTCTCGAGTTTTGCGTAAACGCGGATTGGCGTTTCTGGCGCGCCTATCCCTTCACTAAGTCGCGTAACGCTGTAGTTCAGCGTGTAAGCGCCTGTGGTTAGGTTCTTTACGAACAAGGTCACGCGCTGATTGACTTCGTTGGCATCAATCTCCTCATGAGCGACTTCAATACCATCGAGCAGTAGCACGACTTTGTCACCCACCTCCATTGGGTCCCATGGCTGGATTTGGCACTTCAAGCCGTCATCCGGATTTACGCCTTGGGCGGCGGCGATGTTAATCCCCCATTCGCCCGATGGAAGCGCGGGCTCGGTGCGGTCCGGGATTTCCAGTTCAACCAGTGAACCGGCATTGGCGGGGAATTGGGAGGCCATCGATGCAACTCCGGTCAGGAAGAAGTGACGGAGTCATTAGGTCTCTAAGTCGAACTGGTGGCTACTGTCACATTTGACAGTTAGATGAAGGTTTCCGACGAGCGGTCGAGCCGTGTCACATCGGCTCCGGCGGCCCAATCAACCGCCCCATCACCCCAAACAACCCCAACTCCCGGATCACCTCCAGCTCCCCCTTGGTCTCGACCATCTCCGCAATCAACGGCAAATCAATGCTGTTGGTCGCCCGGAAAATCGCCTCGATAAACAGCCGTTTATCACTCTGCTCATCAATGTGACGGATGTACGCGCCATCAATTTTCAAGTAAGCCAGACCCAGTTGAGCCAGGTTGC of the Pseudomonas frederiksbergensis genome contains:
- a CDS encoding RCC1 domain-containing protein, with the protein product MASQFPANAGSLVELEIPDRTEPALPSGEWGINIAAAQGVNPDDGLKCQIQPWDPMEVGDKVVLLLDGIEVAHEEIDANEVNQRVTLFVKNLTTGAYTLNYSVTRLSEGIGAPETPIRVYAKLERPGGRDENGSTPGHSELYMFIDPQIIGGVVDKETAKNGVPITIMPKPGSAKKEIYPNIAVGDICRLSWGWKIVESAPVTELQIKDPANNPIVITVDEETILSVGDSDEEGLAVAFYVRDIVNNHSEDWSAPQWLEVDTGNSRLDAPLVEQADGHILDLDTLGGEKVIVQINAKKPSFEKDDTIVVNLKGNPLEGPAVDINVSKTIDKQPDTNVNVELPNAVVRLLAQTQAVFSYRLEKQDGSKDLKSKGRFIDIIGTANRLAAPVADDARQGALDPALASTTVSIPFDESMVAGQEIELRWVGTQHNNGSYDPALDRYPISNNDVINQRPIPITVSGQHIVAIKDGKLDLYYLIHSIGDDEKPTKRESIHLETLIVGAPLLELVVPEVEKEQGGTLDPENVLTGFKLTIPYIGTEAEDVVKFTWSGSTSGKTSDSITLTSHTAGQPVTFTLVSQFVTDHLLPNRRGTVEVWYEVKRPSENKTRYSNTLTLKISKARPVLQIVGSRSSSGPYYYSNPTLLNGTPTRSGDVLWTYEGDGSGITGQYFIDIEPERPLIVTLQDQGTLIEKHILRPANITGLFNLADRHSGCITKNDGSVFGWSDNAEMLPPVDLTDVSYVTAGGLAYAAIKRDGTVKAWGATEFGGTIPPLIGAQLRSVKKIAASGGGAFVALRADGSLVAWGHKAFGGVIPTAISSQLRQVKQVVGTTTDFSALLSDGRVFSWGETWPQGLNITAANGAVRLSANNRAFAALKTDRRVVAWGSKEHGGEIPAAIAKQLLNVTHICATSAAFTALKVDGSVIAWGNSRFGGAAPGTLQNVQHVTGTTTAFCALKKDGSLVAWGEPGEGATIPHGIGPVLTLSASYGSFSALLEDFTVVSWGINSGAAKDHEAAGVYHAGPHWVLLTPQDTVYAWGSGAPDLQLLDGQISYAE
- a CDS encoding Ig-like domain-containing protein, producing the protein MDIQSAVLNELFVLHPMIIHGWVTPVKPAGIADGGISKALYYGQAQGLVCLVDPWTELQQRSWIMAADDHVDLYCNGDLIPGAGQTVKPGEETLRQRLCLPHGNLRQGVNRLHYMVTRPSGNSEPSRDLLVLYHLRPAENLNLIIPADVLKDGVSAARAAQGVEFGFTYANRRNHDRIKFGLGDTLVEFDVPDGTAPITHTLFTDTFQKAGDNASAVAEFAVVDQLLNRVKSPEKRLDIHLDRLDLPAPTVKGMTGTNFSPTQPEVRVLVPQASLLPTDKLSVIWQGATGSAVAGSYTSPQRLVSAGLEIAVPRSVLAYSLGKQVTVTYVVERNGKPAPSLPLPLNILTLPATALIAPKIVEADANNFLDVMALGSNNATIHALLHTLIEAGQPCWLSLEGKKADGTAHNLTRWNGLPYQVNATWISQGFWPNALDNSYLKQLGHGTTLTIKFKVSLDKSNNLATATVFPDRTYTIKAVELVVPTISSVKGSASGIEIPNGSSTVETAVTLSGTASKGLKVEVLDGAVSKGQPTADPDTGIWTQLVSGLSVATHSFTAKALYGSGVSSAARTLIVRSALTLNRPSVKEALGDKLNPIAAKDTLTVIVPHYTGMLDTDQLSVTWAGTAGDGSYTSASIDVGTVGTKEIPIPNSVVAFNLGKPVTVTYTVIRNGAAYPPSQALTLAVQTIPNHDGALPMPAIDSAVNNVLDVTNLSGTEQLRVAQWPLQTSGQRVWLRYDGVAENGSATKEVVWEGPAHNKPPANLVTPAAVAWLKTLKDGSQVKITFRVNFDKVASDATAVTFPLRTYTVRAIKLPELVFNTSPITSNRKLYVWPTIPNDVIFFGSSREASGGRPPYVYSSSNSRVSSVNPSTGRVTVLGKGTATITVRDQAAQSKSYDIFINEAVFECFDLGRGNYSQIENIANARGLRLGTANGELSLISNLYKGGHWPINDAEGTWFKSYYSGGNLWGITFIYSNKGSGNTSPTTIRCGLGLK